A window of Citrus sinensis cultivar Valencia sweet orange chromosome 7, DVS_A1.0, whole genome shotgun sequence contains these coding sequences:
- the LOC127898854 gene encoding uncharacterized protein LOC127898854, with protein MGMENVFHALVACKSAEKVWKLIHFEDDIHAAHSQDFLSLLHAMKRMRNRANLELLVTICWVKWNAKNQLLFKGKKENPQIMVAKPEAMIAAYKRVHSSAEACSETKQRVPPQTWNPPQDGFVKVNIDAAINFEKNIVGLGAVIRYGSGHVTTAAIKVSKFHGDVSYAEAEAMEWGMLVAREAKVKAVIVESDSQGVVSLVNNKQGSKSEIYWVVSEIQKLVENFERVSIKYTPRSCNVIAHSLAKLALEKCETVVWKGSYPSQVMYLHLSLI; from the coding sequence ATGGGAATGGAAAATGTTTTTCATGCTCTAGTGGCCTGCAAATCGGCTGAGAAGGTATGGAAGCTAATCCATTTTGAAGATGATATTCATGCAGCTCACAGTcaagattttttaagtttgctGCATGCTatgaaaagaatgagaaaCAGAGCTAACCTGGAGCTGTTGGTAACAATTTGTTGGGTAAAATGGAATGCTAAGAATCAGTTGcttttcaaaggaaaaaaggagAACCCCCAGATTATGGTAGCTAAACCTGAAGCTATGATTGCAGCTTATAAGAGGGTACATTCTTCAGCTGAGGCTTGTAGTGAAACAAAGCAGAGGGTACCTCCTCAGACATGGAATCCCCCTCAAGATGGCTTTGTAAAAGTAAACATTGATGCAGCTATCAACTTCGAAAAGAACATTGTAGGGCTGGGGGCAGTGATCAGATATGGTTCGGGGCATGTTACAACAGCTGCTATCAAGGTTTCTAAGTTTCATGGAGATGTTTCTTATGCGGAAGCAGAAGCTATGGAATGGGGTATGTTGGTGGCGAGAGAAGCAAAAGTGAAAGCTGTAATCGTGGAATCAGATTCTCAAGGTGTGGTCAGTTTAGTTAACAACAAGCAGGGCAGCAAATCCGAGATCTATTGGGTTGTTTCAGAAATTCAGAAGTTAGTGGAAAACTTCGAACGTGTTAGTATTAAGTATACGCCTAGATCTTGTAATGTTATTGCCCACTCTTTAGCTAAGTTAGCTTTAGAAAAGTGCGAGACTGTTGTGTGGAAGGGTTCATATCCTTCACAAGTGATGTATCTCCACTTATCgttgatttaa